GTACTTACGGCCCGGCCTTGTTCAACGGGGATGACGGAGGCGACGACGATGACGACGACGGCGGCGACAACAACCATCACGGTGGCGGAGGCGGCAGCTGTTTTATTTCAACGGCCGGGGGATGGTGATCAACCGCAATTTTAAAACCGCCGGGATGATCTTCTGATAGAGCGTCGGGAAGAGTCGCTGGGTGACATCCATGGCATAGGCGTCTGGGCCGATCAGGATGCGGGCGCGGCCTGACTTGATGCCCTTGACGATGACCGCCGCGGCCTTTTCAGGCGTTGTCAGGGCCAGGCGCTCAAACAGTTTTGTAAAAGCCTCCTTGTCTTCCAGGGGGCCATAAGACTGCTGGAACCGGGCGCTGCGGGCGATGTTGGTTTTGATGCCGCCGGGATAAACGCAGGAAACGCCGACGCCCGTTCCCGCCAGTTCCTGGGCCAGGGACTCGGACAACCCCCGGACGGCGAACTTGCTGCAGTTGTAGGCGGCCTGGGTGGGGATGCCCCAGAGCCCGAAGACGCTGGAGATGTTGACGATACGGCCGGCGTTCTGACGGCGCAGGTACGGCAGAAAGGCGATGACCCCGTTGTAGACGCCCCAGAAATTGACCTCCATGACCCGCTTGAAGCCGTCGTGGTTGGTCTCATCCACCACTCCCACAGTGGTAATGCCGGCGTTGTTGATGACGATGTCGACCCGGCCGAATTTTTCCACCACGCCGGCCGCGAAGCCCCGCACGTCTTCGGCCGCGGACACGTCCAGCCGGCAGGTCATGGCGGCCGCGCCTCTTTTCTCCGCCATGGCGGCGGTTTCCCGCAATCCTTCTTCATTCATGTCCGCGATGGCCAGGCAACAACCTTCCCCGGCCAGTATCAGGGACAGGGCCCGGCCGATGCCCGAGGCCGCTCCGGTCACCACAACGACTTTACCGCGTAACGATTGCATAAGGTCTCCTTGTTTGAATCATCTCAGTTTTTTGGCAGCAGATTTTAAGGATATCTGATTGTTCATAAATAACAAGCCGGCGTTTACTTCGGCTTGCCACGGGCAAGCTTTGCTTCGCTCGTGCCACCCGGCGCAAGGCGCGGGATCGCAATCGGCCTTCAACACAAAAGATGCGGCATCGACCCCTTACATCCTCGCCCCTTCAACTCCTTGACTCCTGCTGTCATTTAAACGGGGAAGGCCAGGAGTGTTAGCTCCGTGGTCTTATTGTCCGGGTATCTCTAAAAATTAGGATTCTGGCTCGAGGTCAAGGCGTGCGAAAATTTTAACCGGAGGAATACTTGAAGTATTTCGAGGATTAAAATTTGAGCACAACGCCGACATCGAGCCAGAAGACAATTTTTAGAGGTGCCCGTCACACATCCAGAATGTTCTTGGCATTAAACAAAATCGCCCGGCTGAACGGGCTGTACTGGTAGGCCAGGGGCTGGCCGCTCAACCGCAGGTCCCGGAGCAGGTCGCAGAGCTCATGGCCGTCGCCGATCTGGATGTCGGCGCTCTGGCGGATGAAGGTCTGGGCGAATTTCTGCTGGTCGACATATAAATTGGATTTCAGCAGGCAGTTCTGCAGCCTGGTATAGATGGCGGTGTGCAGCATCCGTCCCGGGGAGGTCGGCAGTTTCCGTCCCCGCATCCGGATGACGGGCCGACCCTTGAATGAAACCTGGCAGGTCAGGGAACGATCGTCGCCGCTCCAGGAAAAATCGGCCAGGAATTTCGGATACCCGCCCATTTCCACGCCGCCGCGGCGGGCGACTTCCGAATCCACCGGCAGGGAAAGAATATAGGCGTGAAGCTGGTTGCGGATCATCTGGCCGGTCAGGGACAGCCCCGGCAGGCCTTTTCTGCCGCAGGTGACCAGGGTCGCCACTGAGAATTCATTGTAGGGACCGATGTCGGTCTTCCGGTATTCAAAGGCGGACAGGGCCACCAGACATCGGCCGGGGTAGATCTCCACCGGGTGCAGGGCGTCGAACGGCAGGCGCGGGCGTATTTTTTCGGTGGCCGCGGTGTAAATGGCCGTCATGGAGGTGTTGTCGTAATAGAAAATCGGCAGCTTGACGTTGTAGTCCGGGTTGGCGTTCTGCAGAATCCCGTCAAAGAATGTTTCCCGTTTCAAAGCGGTGGGGTTCATGGTCCTACTCCTTTATTGTTTTTGATGATTTTTTTTCTTGGGTTATGGGGCCTTGGAAAATTAGAATTTTGGCTCGAGGTCAAGGCGTGCGAAAATTTTAACCGGAGGAATACTTTAAGTATTTCGAGGATTAAAATTTGAGCACAACGCCGACATCGAGCCAAAAGGCAATTTTTAAGGCCCCATATGTTTACCAGTTCAGGCACTGTTTTACATAACTCATCCGGCGCAGGGAGGCATTGCCGAAGACGCACCGCAGATGCTGGGCGTCCCGGAATCGCCTTTCCTGGAAAAAATCCTTGGTGTAGCCGTAGCCGCCCAGGGCCTGAATGCCGTCGGACGCCACCTGGCCGGCCTGCTCCAGGCTGTAGACGGCGGCGGTAAAGGCGTCTTCGACCCATCCGGCCGCCTCCTCATCGGCGGCCTGCCAGGCCCGGTCCAGGAGCGTTTCGGCGGTCCGGGTCTTTAAGGCCATGTCGGCCAGAAGCAGGCGGAGTTCCGACCAGTCGATGATCCGGCGCCCGCCTTGGCTGCGCTTGCGGCTGTACTGGACCGCTTCCTTCAAAGAGCCCCGCATCAGGCCGCAGGACACGGCCGCCGCCGCCGGCAGCGTCCGGGTCATGGCCTGGTTGAAGACAGCCGGCCCCTGGCCGGGGCTGCCGATCAGCCGGGCTTTTGCCCGGTCGAAGGTCAGATCGGCGGCCGGGCAGGCATGCAGACCCATGCCGAGGACCGGCCCCTCCACGGTCACCCCCGGCTGTTCCAGATCCACCAGAAAGAAGTCGTAACCCGGCCCGGCAACGGTCCTGGCCGGAACCAGGGCCTTTTTCACCAGCGGCGCCGGCACCACGTAATCCATCCGGCCGGAAAGCGCGTAACCACCGTCGCGGCTCTCCGCCGAAAGCGGGATGCCCTCGTCGTCCGGATTTGTCAGCAGCGGGCAGGCCAGGAGCAATTCACGGGGCGTTTGCGCGCCGTTGACCATTTCCTTCAATATTTCTCCGCCCCCGGCCAGCCGGATGATGTCCTGGGCCACGGCGTTGGCCAGCAGGATGGCGCCCAGGCTGGCGTCCGTCTCGGCGACGGCCTTTAAGATCAGTCCCAGGGGCGTGATCCTGCCGCCCCAGCCGTTTAAATCCTCCGGGAGCATGACATGGAAAAAATCCAGTTCCATGGCTTTGTTCAGGGCCTGGTCGAAAAACTCGCCGGCCGGGTAACGGTCGTTGTCCGGGAGGTGGGGCGCAAGCTGTCTGGCGGCGAATTCCCGGACGGACTGGTCGAGCATCTGATATTCCTTGTTTTCATTTTTTGCCATGATCGCAACTCCTCCCCGCGGCGTCCTCGTGCAGCCGGACCTGGGGCAGGCCGCGGCCGATCAGGTGCCGGAACAGGTCCAGGCGGTTGATCTGATTGGTGCCTTCATAAATCTGCAGCAGCTTGGCGTCCCGCAGCCGTTTTTCCGCGCCGCTGGCGTGACGCAGCCCGGCCCGGTCCATGATCTCCAGGGCCTTCTGGCAGTTTTCCACGGCCAGGTCCGAGCC
This Thermodesulfobacteriota bacterium DNA region includes the following protein-coding sequences:
- a CDS encoding SDR family oxidoreductase translates to MQSLRGKVVVVTGAASGIGRALSLILAGEGCCLAIADMNEEGLRETAAMAEKRGAAAMTCRLDVSAAEDVRGFAAGVVEKFGRVDIVINNAGITTVGVVDETNHDGFKRVMEVNFWGVYNGVIAFLPYLRRQNAGRIVNISSVFGLWGIPTQAAYNCSKFAVRGLSESLAQELAGTGVGVSCVYPGGIKTNIARSARFQQSYGPLEDKEAFTKLFERLALTTPEKAAAVIVKGIKSGRARILIGPDAYAMDVTQRLFPTLYQKIIPAVLKLRLITIPRPLK
- a CDS encoding acetoacetate decarboxylase family protein, translating into MNPTALKRETFFDGILQNANPDYNVKLPIFYYDNTSMTAIYTAATEKIRPRLPFDALHPVEIYPGRCLVALSAFEYRKTDIGPYNEFSVATLVTCGRKGLPGLSLTGQMIRNQLHAYILSLPVDSEVARRGGVEMGGYPKFLADFSWSGDDRSLTCQVSFKGRPVIRMRGRKLPTSPGRMLHTAIYTRLQNCLLKSNLYVDQQKFAQTFIRQSADIQIGDGHELCDLLRDLRLSGQPLAYQYSPFSRAILFNAKNILDV
- a CDS encoding acyl-CoA dehydrogenase family protein is translated as MAKNENKEYQMLDQSVREFAARQLAPHLPDNDRYPAGEFFDQALNKAMELDFFHVMLPEDLNGWGGRITPLGLILKAVAETDASLGAILLANAVAQDIIRLAGGGEILKEMVNGAQTPRELLLACPLLTNPDDEGIPLSAESRDGGYALSGRMDYVVPAPLVKKALVPARTVAGPGYDFFLVDLEQPGVTVEGPVLGMGLHACPAADLTFDRAKARLIGSPGQGPAVFNQAMTRTLPAAAAVSCGLMRGSLKEAVQYSRKRSQGGRRIIDWSELRLLLADMALKTRTAETLLDRAWQAADEEAAGWVEDAFTAAVYSLEQAGQVASDGIQALGGYGYTKDFFQERRFRDAQHLRCVFGNASLRRMSYVKQCLNW